Below is a genomic region from Nitrospinaceae bacterium.
GTTGAAACCTACGGTGCACTAGGTGTTCTACTGGAAAATCCAAAGGATAAAGCCAAAGTCCGCGTCAAGCTCGGAAACCTGACCACCTGGGTGGAAACCCAAAATTTGAAAGGGCATGCAAGAAATCGCCAGGTACAAAAAACAACCGTGGATCAAATCCAAATCAAAGTACAATCCGACAATACTCCGCAGGCGAAAACCTCATGCGATCTGCGCGGCATGAATTCGGAACAGGCGCTGGAGGCAATGGAACAGTTTCTCAGTCAGGCGGTCGTGAACAAGGTCCATCATGTGAAGATCATCCACGGTCATGGCATGGGAACGATCAAACAACTGACACGGGAATTTCTTGAAACCACAGGAATGTGCAAGAATTTTCACCCCGGATCGAGAGAAGAAGGCGGAGACGGAATCACGGTGGTGGAACTTTAAGAATGGCTATAAAGATGGAGGAAACACAATGAAAAGGATAAGATTTTTTCTTCTGACGTTCCTATTTTTTCTTACAATTTCAATGCCTGCCTATGCGGGCACCAAGGTGAGTTTAAAAGGAAATATGCTCAATTTAATGGGTGAACCTTTGCAGGTGGGACAAACACTCCCGAATGTCAGTCTTCCCGACAGATCGTTGCAAATGGTCGACCTTAAATCACTGAAGGGAAAAGTTACCATCCTGAGCGTTGTTCCGTCCCTGGATACTCCCACCTGCGAGGAACAAACCCATATATTGAGCGAAAAGAACGAAGGTCTGGATCAAACCGCCCGCCTGGTCACTCTCAGCCGGGACCTTCCGTTTGCGCAAAAACGTTTCGCGAAGGAAGCCAAAATCAATAATGTCCTGTTTCTATCGGACTATCGCGACGCCGGGTTCGGCAATGCTACCGGTTTACTCATCGAAGAAAACCGTCTACTGGCCCGCGCCATCATGGTTCTGGATCAGGAAGGAGTCATTCGCTACTTGGAGATCGTCCCTGAATTATCCAAGCTTCCTGATATGCAGAAGGTGTTTGATTTTGCCCGCTCCTTAGAACCTCAATGATTGTGGCCGACAACCATTTAATCAGCTGATTTAGAACTCTTTATCGACCATTGAGGAAATCAACTTTAAAGAAAAGTTTAATTCGCGCGGATTTTTTTCAAAAACGCCTCCTCCCCTGTCATCCTGAGCTTGTGAAATCCGACCGTTACCTTCATGCCCCGAAGGGGTATGTCGCAGGGAGGGGAGAAGGTTGGGTGAGAGGCACCTTCTTAACAAGAAGAGGGAAAAAGAAAATCGGCTAGTTGAAAATGTTGACCAGTTCCTTAAAGAGCGGTTTGGCTTTCTTTATTTTTTCTTCGTTGCCAAGAACGCACACTCGTCCCGATTCCTTAATTTTCAGGAACAGGTCCGCGTAGGCTTTGATATCCTCCAGGCGGGTAGCCAACAATTCTTCCCGAAACTTTTGTTTCTGAGCGTGCGTCCGTCCGGTCAAATGGTCGATCATGGAGGACGCCCCCTTTCTATCTGGCGTGAGCGGTGGGTCCAACCGGCCCATGCAGCCGATGATAAGCTTTTTCAATTCCTCATCCGGCAAATCCAGGTTGGAAAGATAATCGGCGATTTGATCGTAAATCTCCAGCGTTTCGGTCAAATTGGGATCGCGGTAGGACACCAGCCCAAAATCTCCCGAAAAATAATCGAACGAGTTGGAACTTCCGTAAGCCCCGCCCTGCATGCGCACTTTTTCCCACAGGAAACTGGTGCTTAGAAGCGATTTTAACGCACCAAACGGGCCCTTGTACTCAAAACCCAGGTCATACAGGTTCGCGCCCTTGCCGACGTATTGCACCGTACTGGCCGTTAGAAACCCCTCATCATTGGGAACGGGAGCAAGCTCCCATTTAGCAGGCGCGTTGGATTTTTCTGGAATGACTTCCATCAAGGTCTCTATTTGCCTTTTAGCCTTGGGATAGTCCTTGCCTTCCAACGTGATGTTGACCAGGGTGTTTTCTTTGGTAAACAAAAAACCCGCCAGCTGGCGGTATTTGTCCGCAACTTCCGAAGGATCTTTCTCCGCGCGCTCCAGCAATTGCTCAAGAAATTTGAAATAGGTAATCCCATCCGTGAGTTCATCGAACCGCCCCAACGGTGATTGATAGGACTGCAGGCGCGACAGGACATACTGGTTGCCATGCGGAACAATACCATCCTCCATATCGGACTTGGCGCTTCTGATGATCTCCACCAGCCGTTTGTGATCGTCAAAACTGAATTCGCCCAAAAGCTCGGTCAGGATGTCGAACAGTGTGTCGAGTTTTTCCATAACGGCCTTGCCGCTAAAGAAAATATATGAAATCACCTGGTTGCGGTCGTTGACCGGGGACGAGGAAAAATGCCAGGGGCGCACGCCGCCTGTGTGAATGCCCAAGCGTTTCGACATCTCCATATAACTGCGTTTTTTGGTTCCCATTCCAAGAATCATCCGGCCAAACAAAGGCAGGTATTGAACCAACTCCATGGGCACCGTATGGGCGTTGAATCCGACCTGCACATAGGCGATCTTGTTGGTGAACAGGTCATGCAAGAGGATTTTCGGAGACGATTCATTCTTGATTTCAATGGGATATTCCTCCCCTTGTTTAGGGATATCCTCCAGGCCCAGGCTCGGCAGGGTCGCCAGGGCTTCCGGACTGTCGGGAGTCATCTGCAATTCCTGTAAAGACCGGGTCCGCTCCACAATCTGATCGATTTCATGCGGCTTGAGCGATGACTTGATGGTTTTTAATTTCTTGCGCACCTTGGCATCCTGTTGTTTGCCAAGCCCCGCCTTGGGCAGCGCCACCAATGTGCTCTGGTGTTTGTTATTCAACAAATAACGCTCGATCAATTTTTCGAAATACCCTTGTTTGGATTTTCTTTTGATCTTCTTCATGAGCGCATCGTATTTCAGATGCATGTTGGGGTCGGCGTCGTACAGCCAGGAACCCAAAGCCTGAATATTGTAAACGATGCCTTTCGCGAAACCGCCGAAATTAGCCTCCCGCAGACGAAAGTCCACGCTGTTCACCGCGGATTCGATCATGTCCTCTTCGATCCCGTTTTCCACCAGTCCACGCAGGGTGGAAAAGATGAGGTCCATTATTTTCTCTTCATGCTCCGCTTCCGTTCCTTTAAGACCCACGGCAAATAATGTCTCCGCCCGTTGGTCGTCGAATCCGCCACCGATCACTTCACTGCCCAGTTCCGAATCGATCAAAGCCTTGCGCAACGGCGACGCAGAGGTTCCAAGCAAAAGATGGCTCAATATGTTGAACGCCAGACAATGTTCGTGGTCCGTGCTTTTCCCTAGTTTGAGGCCGGTGAGAACGAAGGTTTTTTTATCGAGAGACTCTTCCTTGGCAACGGGATAATGAATCACCTTGCGCTTGGGTTTGCTGAATTTTCTCTGAAGCTTAATTGAAGAGTCCACTTCCATACGATCAAAATGTTTCAAGTAGTTTTCCTGAAGATACTCGAGGTATTCCAACGTGTTGCCATCGCCGTAAAAGAAAATCCGGCTATTGGAAGGATGGTAATATTTGCGGTGGAATTCTTTAAACTCTTCGTAGGTCAAATCCGGGATCGAAACGGGATCGCCGCCGGATTCATATCCATAGGTGGTCTTGGGAAACAGGGAATGCGACAGATACCGGTCGATGATACTTTCCGGGCTGGAGAAAACCCCCTTCATCTCATTAAACACCACGCCTTTATAGACCATCTCTTTATCCGGTGATTCCAATTCGTAATGCCATCCTTCCTGCATGAATGTCTCTTCCGTAATATGCGGGTAAAAGACGGCATCCAGATACACACTCATCAGATTTCTAAAATCCTTATGGTTGCGGCTGGCAAGCGGGTACATGGTTTTATCGGGAAAGGTCATGGCGTTCAAAAAGGTTTGCAGGCTTCCCTTGATGAGCTCGATGAACGGCTCCTTTAAAGGGTATTTTTTGGAACCGCACAGAACGCTGTGCTCAAGAATATGAGCCACGCCCCGGTCGTTTTCAGGAGGCGTACGCAAGGAAACGCTGAAGACCTTGTTGTCGTCATCGTTTTCAAGAACCATGACTTCCGCACCGTTGCCTTCATGCTTGAAGAAAAGAGACTCGGAATTCAGTTCCTTGAGGAATTCTTTTTTGAGGAGTTTAAAACCAAAATAAGTTTGATCCGTCTCGAAGCTCATGAGGTTCCTTATATATAGAATCCAAAAATAACCCGGTCCAAAGTCAAACAAACCGGGTCGGAAAGTGATCGATTACCAGCTTTTATAATTAGATGCAGAAAACACGGTTCCGGTCCGGGAAAATCGGACTTTTCAAAGGCTGGCCCTCCAACGGGTCACCGCGATTTAATGTCCAGCCCGATAGGACAATGATCTGAACCCATCACCTCCGGCCGGATAAATGCATCGTTCACCTTGTTGACCAGATCCTCGGTGACGAAAAAATAGTCGATCCGCCAGCCGATGTTTCTCGCCCTGGCATTGGCGCGGTAGGTCCACCACGTGTACTGGTCCGGTTCCGGATGAAAAATGCGAAAGGTGTCCACATAACCGTGAGCGACGAATTTATCCACCCAGGCTCTTTCTTCAGGAAGAAACCCGGAGTTTTTCTCGTTGGCTTTGGCGTTTTTCAAGTCGATCGCTTTGTGAGCGGTATTGACATCCCCAGTGATGATCAGTTTTTTGCCCTGCGACCGCAACGATTCACAATGGTCCAGAAACGCATCGTAAAAATCCATTTTGTATTGCAAACGTTCCGACCCACTGGTGCCATTGGGAAAGTAGACGTTCAGCAAATCAAATCCATTAAATTCCGTGCGGATCACTCTTCCTTCGACATCGAACCTTTCGATTCCCAATCCCAGCGCAACGGATTTTGGTTTTTTTTTGCTGAAAGTGACCACCCCGCTGTACCCCTTCCGTTCGGCTGAGTTCCAAACCACCTGATAGCCTTCCGGTTGAAGGATATCATCCTCCAGGTTATCAGGCTGCGCCTTGGTTTCCTGAAGACACAGGACATCTGGAGATACGGCTTCAAACCAATCCCAAAATCCTTTCTTCAACACCGCTCGAATCCCGTTCACATTCCAGCTGTATATAATTATGACTGGCTCCTCAGAAAGATTGGATGATCTGCTGAATTTACCGGGACAAATCAAAAGAAGCAGGTATTATGGCACAAATATCATTTTTGTAAAAAAAATGCGCAAACCCCTCTACATAAGGAAACCAGCCGCTTTAGCTCTCAGCATTTTCCTCATATTTTGTTGGTTGCCCGCCGCAAATGCAGAGCCACCCCTTAGGTTCGGGGGATGGGTGACTTACTGGGATTTCAAGCGAGGGATGAACACCGTCTTTGAAGGAGCGGGTATCTATAAGGACATTTTCCTGTTTTCCACCCTGTTGGATCCGGATGGAACTCCCAGCAAAGTCAATTCAGAAACCGTCAACTACCCCTCCGCCCTTAAACGTTTAAAATCCTCAGGCTTTCAACCCTGGTTGACCATTGTTAACGATGTCAAATCCCCCCAGGGAAATAAAGCCATTCTGAAAGATCCAAACCTCGTTCACCAAATTTTAAAAGAGGATGAATCGCGCCGCAAACATCAGCAGAAAATAATTGATTTCGCGAAAACGTATGAAGTCACAGGGGTGGACATCGACTATGAAAACCTTTTTCCCGGTGACCGGCTTCCCTTCACCCGGTTTATTTCGGAACTGGCCAAAGATCTTAAAAAACAGAACCTGTCACTTTCCGTCACCGTCCAACCTAAAACCGGGAGATCATCGAGTCAGGGAAAGGGGGCAATGGATTGGTCCCAGATTTGCCGGCACGCGGACCGGTTACAGATCATGCTGTACAATTTACACAACCCAAAAACCCAGCCGGGTCCGGTGGCCACTCTCGATTGGATATCCAGTGTCCTCAAGTATGCCAAAAACCAATGTGATCCGAAAATCATCGTGCCCGTTCTTAAAGTCAGCGGGATGCATTGGAGCTCCAGAAAGAATAAAGCGATTCAATACGACCAGGCGATGGATTTAAAAACCAGACACGGCGTAAAATTAGAACGGGAAACCGTCAGCAAAGTCCCTTATTTTTCTTACCGAACAGGTACTGAACGCGGGACCGTCTACTTCGAAGATGCGCACAGTCTGAAAATAAAAATCGAACACATCAAATCCTTGGGGTTCGAAACAATCGTTTTCTGGAGTTTCGGCAGGCAGGACCCCGAGTTGACCTTTCAACTGAAAGAATTTTTAAAACCGGTAGCCAAGGACGGCTTGTAAGTTCACGCTGTCGTAGCCCGGAACGACTGAAAATTTAGTCGCCAGACCGGCTTTTAGTTTACGGGTCAGAAAGTAATCAAAATTGAATCCGCCGTTGGTCGCCCAGCGAACTCCATGGACTTTATCGTCCGCGCCTCCCAGGCCCAAATCAGCCCGAACTTCGGCATCCTGACCCAGTTTACGTTGATAAAGAATCCTGGCGAAGCCGATCAGCAGTTGATCGGGAGTGTAATATTCTCGGGCTTCAAAGTCGGAATCCCTGAAAGAAAGGTC
It encodes:
- the prx-3_1 gene encoding putative thiol peroxidase, which produces MPAYAGTKVSLKGNMLNLMGEPLQVGQTLPNVSLPDRSLQMVDLKSLKGKVTILSVVPSLDTPTCEEQTHILSEKNEGLDQTARLVTLSRDLPFAQKRFAKEAKINNVLFLSDYRDAGFGNATGLLIEENRLLARAIMVLDQEGVIRYLEIVPELSKLPDMQKVFDFARSLEPQ
- a CDS encoding peptidase codes for the protein MSFETDQTYFGFKLLKKEFLKELNSESLFFKHEGNGAEVMVLENDDDNKVFSVSLRTPPENDRGVAHILEHSVLCGSKKYPLKEPFIELIKGSLQTFLNAMTFPDKTMYPLASRNHKDFRNLMSVYLDAVFYPHITEETFMQEGWHYELESPDKEMVYKGVVFNEMKGVFSSPESIIDRYLSHSLFPKTTYGYESGGDPVSIPDLTYEEFKEFHRKYYHPSNSRIFFYGDGNTLEYLEYLQENYLKHFDRMEVDSSIKLQRKFSKPKRKVIHYPVAKEESLDKKTFVLTGLKLGKSTDHEHCLAFNILSHLLLGTSASPLRKALIDSELGSEVIGGGFDDQRAETLFAVGLKGTEAEHEEKIMDLIFSTLRGLVENGIEEDMIESAVNSVDFRLREANFGGFAKGIVYNIQALGSWLYDADPNMHLKYDALMKKIKRKSKQGYFEKLIERYLLNNKHQSTLVALPKAGLGKQQDAKVRKKLKTIKSSLKPHEIDQIVERTRSLQELQMTPDSPEALATLPSLGLEDIPKQGEEYPIEIKNESSPKILLHDLFTNKIAYVQVGFNAHTVPMELVQYLPLFGRMILGMGTKKRSYMEMSKRLGIHTGGVRPWHFSSSPVNDRNQVISYIFFSGKAVMEKLDTLFDILTELLGEFSFDDHKRLVEIIRSAKSDMEDGIVPHGNQYVLSRLQSYQSPLGRFDELTDGITYFKFLEQLLERAEKDPSEVADKYRQLAGFLFTKENTLVNITLEGKDYPKAKRQIETLMEVIPEKSNAPAKWELAPVPNDEGFLTASTVQYVGKGANLYDLGFEYKGPFGALKSLLSTSFLWEKVRMQGGAYGSSNSFDYFSGDFGLVSYRDPNLTETLEIYDQIADYLSNLDLPDEELKKLIIGCMGRLDPPLTPDRKGASSMIDHLTGRTHAQKQKFREELLATRLEDIKAYADLFLKIKESGRVCVLGNEEKIKKAKPLFKELVNIFN
- the xth gene encoding exodeoxyribonuclease III — encoded protein: MLKKGFWDWFEAVSPDVLCLQETKAQPDNLEDDILQPEGYQVVWNSAERKGYSGVVTFSKKKPKSVALGLGIERFDVEGRVIRTEFNGFDLLNVYFPNGTSGSERLQYKMDFYDAFLDHCESLRSQGKKLIITGDVNTAHKAIDLKNAKANEKNSGFLPEERAWVDKFVAHGYVDTFRIFHPEPDQYTWWTYRANARARNIGWRIDYFFVTEDLVNKVNDAFIRPEVMGSDHCPIGLDIKSR